The following nucleotide sequence is from bacterium.
GCGCAGGACTTGGAGGCGTCGTAGGGGTGCAGTCCCAGCAGCGGCGCCTGCTCCTGGTAGGGCAGCTCCGGCTGGTCGCCGTAGGCCTTGTCGCTGGAGGCCACGACGATAGCCTCCACGAGGCCCCGTTCCCGCAGCTCCCGGCAGGCCTCCAGCAGCGTGTACGTGCCCCGCACGTTTGATTCCAGGGTGCTGTACGGCGAGCGGTTCGCCAGGCCGACGATGGCCTGGGCCGCCAGGTGGAACACGACCTGCACTTCGTGCTCATTGACGATGCGTCGGCAGGCCTCCAGGTCGGTGATGTCGCCCTGGACCAGCGCGACGCGCTCTTCCAGCCCGGACAGCTGCAGGTAGCTGTCCACCGGCCGGTCGCGGTAGAGGCCGATGACCGCGGCGCCACGGGCCAGCAACTCCTCGGCCAGATGCGAGGCCAGAAAGCCGTAGATGCCCGTCACCAGCACGCGGCGGCCCTGCCAATCAGTCATCCGATGCTCCCTCGGTCGCTGCGAGCCGCCGCCACGGCGCCTGCCCGCTCTCCCACAACTCGTTGAGCCGCAGGTTGTCCTTGTAGGTGTCCATACACGCCCAGAAGCCCTCGTGGCGGTACGCCGCCAGTTGCCCCGCCGCCGCCAGCCGTCTCAGGCAGCCCGTCTCCAGCGGGTCGTTGGGCTCCAGCCAGTCGAAGACCTCGCGACTGAAGACGAAGAAGCCGCCGTTGATCCAGTCGGGCAAGGACGGGTTCTCCACCATCTCTGTGACCGTGTCGGCGCCGTTGAGCGTCACGTGCCCGAACTGCGACCGTGCCCGCACGGCGGTCAGGGTCGCGACCTTGCCGCTGGCGCGGTGGAAGTCGGCGAGCACCCGCAGGTCCAGGTCAATCAGACCGTCCCCGTAGGTCACCATGAAGCAGTCGTCGTCCTGGACATGGGCCCGGATGCGGCGGATGCGCTCGCCCTTCTCGGAGTCCAGGCCGGTGTGGCACAGCGTCACGTTCCAGCGGGGCGCCTGCTCCTCCTCGACGAAGTGCCGGTCCACGCCGTTCCCGATCGTCAGGCTCAAGTCCCGCCCCTGGAACGGCAGGCGGTTCACGAAGTAGTCCACGATCTCGTCGGCCTTGTAGCCCAGCAGCAGCAGGAAGTCCGTCATGCCCGCCGCGGCGTAGATGTTCATGATGTGCCAGATGATCGGCCGGCCGCCGACCTCAAACAGGGCCTTAGGGTGGGCGGTCTCGCCGCCGAGCAGCCGCGTGCCGCGTCCCCCGGCCAGAATGGCGATCTTCATCACATGCTCCCCACGAAGGGTGGCGGGTAGTGCGCCGCCACCAGCGCGCCGTAGCCGCACACGGACCATAGCGCCATGGCCAGCACCACCACCAGCGCTAGCGCCACCGCCCACTGTCCGGCGCGGCGCCGCCCCACGTCCCACAGTCCCAGTACCGTCAGCAGGGCTAGGGGTCCATTCGCCGTGAATAGGTAGCGGGCCTGCGCCTGGTAGAACTCGGTGTTGAAGCGCAGGAAGAACACGACGACAACGACGAGCAGGATCCAGGCCAGCGTCCACACCTGCCGGCGCCAGTCAGGCGCTGCGACCGAAGGGCTCTCCTGGGCACGGCGTGGGCTGCGCTTGCCGCCGGACCTGGCAGGGCTAGGCTCCGGGGAGCCCTCCCCCACCTCCACCGGCCGCACACGCTGCCGCACCAGCCCGGCCAACACCAGCAACCAAACCAGGAAGCCCAGCAGGTAGTACCACGCGGGGCTCCACACGTTCGCCTGGCCGTAGACGCCCCAGAAGCTCAGCGCCGTATTCATAACAACCAGGGAGAAGTACGCGCCTCCGCTCAGCCCGAGCTTGAAGAAGTACTCCGGGGTCGCCCGATCCACCTTGAACAGACGGTTGAAGACTGCCGCCGCCAGCGGATCG
It contains:
- a CDS encoding NTP transferase domain-containing protein; translation: MKIAILAGGRGTRLLGGETAHPKALFEVGGRPIIWHIMNIYAAAGMTDFLLLLGYKADEIVDYFVNRLPFQGRDLSLTIGNGVDRHFVEEEQAPRWNVTLCHTGLDSEKGERIRRIRAHVQDDDCFMVTYGDGLIDLDLRVLADFHRASGKVATLTAVRARSQFGHVTLNGADTVTEMVENPSLPDWINGGFFVFSREVFDWLEPNDPLETGCLRRLAAAGQLAAYRHEGFWACMDTYKDNLRLNELWESGQAPWRRLAATEGASDD